ATCCCTCCTAACCTACTTTTGCAAAATAGTGGCCATTATATCATTGACAACACCATATGGATTCTTTTCACGACTTTCTACACTGGCTACTAGTTCATCAAATTTTCCATAGTTCTCTAGCTGCTTTCTTACATACCGGCCAACTTGTTCATCAAGCATTACCAAGAGCTCGCTTTTGGTGCGAGCTGTACGCCGCTCGACGAATTGACCGGATTGTCTCGATTGAGCAATCTGTTCTTCTATGGAGGCTAACAAATCGGTTATGCCATCTCCCCGATTTGCAATGACACGTTTAATTGGCGGACGCCAATCGGTCATTTTTTGATTTAGGTCTAACATCATTTCTAGTTCCGTATGTAGACGGTCTACACCATCATGGTCTGCTTTGTTAATGGCAAATACATCACCAATTTCTAATATACCTGCTTTAATGGCTTGAATGTCGTCACCTAAGCCAGGTACAAGTACGACTAAGGTTGTATCCGCGGTTTTGACTATGTCTACTTCCGATTGACCAACGCCTACGGTTTCCACTAGAATTACGTCTTTACCCGATGCATCTAGGATTTTCACAGCTTCGGCTGTCTTACGGGATAAACCGCCTAAACTGCCTCGCGTACCCATGCTGCGGATAAAAACGCCTTCATCCAATGTCAATTCATTCATACGTATCCGGTCACCTAAAATAGCCCCACCCGAAAATGGGCTTGTGGGATCAATCGCGATGATACCTACTGTTTTTCCCTGCCGACGATATTCTTTTGCCAATTTATCGGTCAAGGTGCTCTTGCCTGCTCCCGGTGGACCGGTAATGCCTATTATATGAGCATTACCGGTATGAGGATATAGTTGCTGCATAATGTTTACTGCATCATCATATTCGTTTTCCACCGCTGTTATCGCCCTTGACAAGGCTAAGCGAGAGCCTTTTAATAATTCTTCTGCAATGTTCATTGGTTACACCACCTCATGTTACTATACACTCCCAAGACAGGGGGCATAGTGCAACATACAGCTATTTACTTTACGTTTGCATTGATGTAATCAATGATGGTCGTAGTGGGTGTGCCTGGTGTAAATACTTCTGCGATACCAGCTGCTTTTAGCGTTGGGATATCGGCA
This portion of the Pelosinus sp. IPA-1 genome encodes:
- the meaB gene encoding methylmalonyl Co-A mutase-associated GTPase MeaB yields the protein MNIAEELLKGSRLALSRAITAVENEYDDAVNIMQQLYPHTGNAHIIGITGPPGAGKSTLTDKLAKEYRRQGKTVGIIAIDPTSPFSGGAILGDRIRMNELTLDEGVFIRSMGTRGSLGGLSRKTAEAVKILDASGKDVILVETVGVGQSEVDIVKTADTTLVVLVPGLGDDIQAIKAGILEIGDVFAINKADHDGVDRLHTELEMMLDLNQKMTDWRPPIKRVIANRGDGITDLLASIEEQIAQSRQSGQFVERRTARTKSELLVMLDEQVGRYVRKQLENYGKFDELVASVESREKNPYGVVNDIMATILQK